TGGTCAGTGGACCAGCCGCAAGGCGGATGATTACTTCATTCCGCAATGGAGGCAGCAATTTTCATCAGGTCCTGTGTTGATCAATCTGATTCACGAAATGGATATCCTTCGATTCATTTGTGGTGAAATTGAATCAGTTACAGCCCAGCTCCAAACAGGTTTTCGCGGTCATCCTAAAGAAGAAACAGCAGCAATTATCTTGAGGTTCAATAGTGGAGTCCTCGGAACCTTTCTACTCTCGGATGCTACCCCCTCACCATGGAATTGGGAGCATGCGACAGGCGAAAATGTCAATTTCCCCCATACAGGCCAAAACTCGTATTGCTTTATGGGCTCGGATGCCTGTCTGGAATTTCCCAACCTTAGGATTTGGCAATCGCAGGGAAAACCCGATTGGAATCACCTGATGAAGATGGAGGAAAAGCCTGTCCCACTTGAAGACGCCTACATTGCCCAATGTCATCATTTTTGTGGGGTTATAAGAGGTGAGGAAAAGCCGCGAATCACTGCGGAAGATGCCTCTAAAACATTAGCTGCGACTCTTGCGGTCTTTGACTCTGCGAAGCAGCAGCAGACGATTT
The SAR324 cluster bacterium DNA segment above includes these coding regions:
- a CDS encoding Gfo/Idh/MocA family oxidoreductase, which gives rise to GQWTSRKADDYFIPQWRQQFSSGPVLINLIHEMDILRFICGEIESVTAQLQTGFRGHPKEETAAIILRFNSGVLGTFLLSDATPSPWNWEHATGENVNFPHTGQNSYCFMGSDACLEFPNLRIWQSQGKPDWNHLMKMEEKPVPLEDAYIAQCHHFCGVIRGEEKPRITAEDASKTLAATLAVFDSAKQQQTISL